In Afipia carboxidovorans OM5, the sequence GCTTCCGCCACATCCATCACCTTGAAGCCCGCGCCCTCGGCCTTCTTGGCCGAGCTCGAGCCCTTGCGCAGCGCGATCGCCACGTCCTTGACGCCGGAGTCCTTGAGGTTCAGCGCGTGGGCATGGCCCTGGCTGCCGTAACCGACGACGGCAACCTTCTTGCCCTTGATCAGGTTCAGATCGGCGTCGCGATCGTAATAAACTCGCATGGTGCTTTCCTTGTGGTGGAGGGGCTTCTCAAAGCCCGAAACGGGCCGTCAGGGCCGGGCGGCCCTCGAAAATCCCCGGTTGTCTAATGCATTTTCAGAGGAAGTAAAATCGGGTTTTCAGCCTCTCGCCGCCCTCACATACCGTCCGCGCCGCGGGTGATGGCCGCAACGCCGGTGCGGGCGACCTCGACGAGGCCGAGCGGCTTCATCAGGGCCTCGAACTGGCTGATCTTGTCGGTGTTGCCGGTGAGCTCGAACACGAAGCTTTCCGTGGTCGCGTCGATCACGCGGGCGCGGAAAGCGTCGGCCAACCGCAACGCCTCGACGCGGGCATCGCCCTTGCTCCGCACCTTCACCATCGCAAGCTCGCGCTCAATCGAATGCCCGGTCAGCGTCATGTCGACGACGCGATAGACCGGCACCATGCGATCGAGCTGGTTCTTGATCTGCTGGATCACCATCGGCGTGCCGGTGGTGACGATGGTGATGCGCGACATGTGCTTGTTGCGCTCGGTCTCCGACACCGTCAGGCTTTCGATGTTGTAGCCGCGCCCGGAGAACAGGCCGATGACGCGCGCAAGCACGCCGGGCTCGTTCTGCACCAGCACCGAAAGCGTGTGCGTCTCGTTCGGATCGTGCCGCTCTTCGATGAAATAGGCCGATGCGGGTTGTTCGTTCGTCTGCTTGTCCATAGCAATCACACCAGCCTCTTAAACCAAAGCCTTGCCGCCGGCGAAGGCCGCCGCGGTCGCTTCGTCATTCGCTTCCGCGGGC encodes:
- the ilvN gene encoding acetolactate synthase small subunit — translated: MDKQTNEQPASAYFIEERHDPNETHTLSVLVQNEPGVLARVIGLFSGRGYNIESLTVSETERNKHMSRITIVTTGTPMVIQQIKNQLDRMVPVYRVVDMTLTGHSIERELAMVKVRSKGDARVEALRLADAFRARVIDATTESFVFELTGNTDKISQFEALMKPLGLVEVARTGVAAITRGADGM